One window of the uncultured Methanobrevibacter sp. genome contains the following:
- a CDS encoding zinc-ribbon domain-containing protein translates to MFCKNCGKEIPDGATFCPHCGVENQEKASPNNNSGLLKKDKDMILALIISFIFTGLGVAYAGNKKKGIILFVLGIIFAILGMGIFSVIAFLIWAYGLYATYNEVKIANGESNPNLIEDFKTWDSSKKIGAVVAVVIILLIVIAGSMSAFSPKTSTSDYTNDDYTSKDNLNSNSVSSSSGSGDSSYSSSSNGHDVSSHYEGEYGSSDLEGTVNDDGSVDAHETGHTDYGDYEINSHMDSDGHIHGTVDVGGKTYYVEN, encoded by the coding sequence ATGTTTTGTAAAAATTGTGGAAAGGAAATACCTGATGGTGCGACATTCTGTCCTCATTGTGGTGTTGAAAATCAAGAAAAGGCGTCTCCAAATAATAATTCTGGTCTTCTTAAAAAGGATAAGGACATGATTCTTGCATTAATCATATCCTTTATTTTCACAGGTTTGGGTGTTGCATATGCTGGAAACAAGAAGAAAGGGATAATCCTTTTTGTTTTAGGAATCATATTTGCCATTTTGGGAATGGGAATTTTTTCAGTAATAGCATTTCTGATTTGGGCATATGGACTTTATGCAACATACAATGAGGTTAAAATAGCCAATGGTGAAAGCAATCCCAATTTAATTGAAGACTTTAAAACTTGGGATTCATCCAAAAAGATTGGTGCAGTAGTTGCAGTAGTGATAATTCTTTTGATAGTAATAGCAGGTTCAATGTCAGCATTCTCTCCGAAAACATCTACTTCAGATTATACAAATGATGATTATACCTCAAAGGATAATTTGAATAGCAATAGCGTTTCATCCAGTTCCGGCAGTGGTGATAGCAGCTATTCATCATCATCCAACGGTCATGATGTGTCTTCACACTATGAGGGGGAGTACGGATCATCTGACTTGGAGGGAACAGTGAATGATGATGGAAGTGTTGATGCTCATGAGACCGGACATACTGATTATGGAGATTATGAAATAAATTCTCATATGGACAGTGACGGACATATTCATGGAACCGTTGATGTTGGTGGAAAGACATATTATGTAGAAAATTAG
- a CDS encoding zinc ribbon domain-containing protein, with product MKCPKCNKTYNKGNKFCIDCGTELIEDKNLVEVNPSVIPTVESEIGSLDVQLVNKKISQYTQEAELADRVYKSYVTMGISRLDKINGRFLASQTIKLDILIEQNKQLIEQNNTIIKLLEKISEK from the coding sequence ATGAAATGTCCAAAGTGCAACAAGACCTATAATAAAGGAAACAAATTTTGTATAGACTGTGGAACTGAACTGATTGAAGATAAAAATCTTGTTGAAGTCAACCCTTCCGTGATACCAACCGTTGAATCAGAAATCGGATCATTGGATGTTCAGCTTGTAAACAAAAAGATATCACAATACACACAGGAAGCAGAACTGGCCGACAGAGTATACAAGTCATATGTTACAATGGGAATATCAAGGCTGGATAAGATTAACGGAAGATTTCTTGCAAGCCAGACAATCAAACTGGACATCCTTATAGAACAGAACAAGCAACTAATCGAACAGAACAATACAATCATAAAGTTATTGGAAAAGATAAGTGAAAAATAG